In a genomic window of Cytobacillus sp. FSL H8-0458:
- a CDS encoding TIGR04053 family radical SAM/SPASM domain-containing protein, whose protein sequence is MGFDRDFNNDPFIVIWELTRACQLKCLHCRAEAQYRRDPRELSFEEGKALIDQIKEMNNPMLVFTGGDPLMRQDVFDIAEYAVKKGVRVSMTPSATPNVTKEAIEKAKQVGLARWAFSLDGPNAEIHDHFRGTSGSFELTIERIKYLHELEIPVQINTVISRYNIDYLEEMAKVVEELKCVLWSVFFLVPTGRGQEKDMISPVEHEKVFTWLYNLSKKVSFDIKTTAAQHYRRVVIQQKMKEAKAQNEDIQYLDALTQQGLTGSIDGLGRAPKGVNDGNGFVFISHIGDVYPSGLLPVKAGNVREQPLAEIYRESPIFKDLRNPDKYKGKCGQCEFRYVCGGSRSRAFAMTGDYMESEPFCVYIPKALRKKAAKA, encoded by the coding sequence ATGGGATTTGATAGAGATTTTAATAATGACCCTTTTATTGTGATATGGGAATTAACAAGGGCATGCCAGCTAAAATGTCTGCATTGCCGTGCGGAAGCGCAGTACAGGAGAGATCCGAGGGAACTTTCCTTTGAAGAAGGAAAGGCTCTGATTGACCAAATCAAGGAAATGAACAACCCTATGCTTGTGTTTACGGGTGGAGATCCATTAATGAGGCAGGATGTATTCGACATTGCCGAATATGCCGTGAAAAAAGGCGTTCGTGTTTCCATGACGCCAAGTGCGACACCAAATGTAACAAAAGAGGCTATTGAAAAAGCCAAACAGGTCGGCTTGGCTCGATGGGCTTTCAGCCTTGATGGACCAAATGCAGAAATTCATGACCATTTTAGAGGGACTTCCGGTTCCTTTGAATTAACGATTGAAAGGATAAAATATTTACACGAGCTTGAAATTCCAGTCCAAATTAATACAGTGATCTCGCGCTATAATATCGATTACCTGGAGGAGATGGCCAAGGTTGTAGAAGAACTCAAATGTGTTCTATGGAGTGTGTTTTTCCTCGTCCCAACAGGGAGAGGGCAGGAAAAAGATATGATCTCACCGGTTGAGCATGAGAAGGTATTTACATGGCTGTATAACTTAAGCAAAAAGGTTTCCTTCGATATTAAGACAACAGCTGCCCAGCATTATCGCCGAGTTGTCATTCAGCAAAAAATGAAGGAAGCAAAGGCTCAAAATGAGGATATTCAATATCTCGATGCACTTACACAGCAAGGGCTGACGGGTTCTATAGATGGTTTAGGCAGGGCGCCTAAAGGAGTAAATGACGGAAACGGGTTTGTTTTCATTTCACACATTGGGGACGTTTATCCAAGTGGGCTTTTGCCTGTTAAAGCAGGAAATGTAAGGGAACAGCCGCTGGCTGAAATATACAGGGAATCGCCCATTTTTAAAGATCTCAGAAATCCTGATAAATACAAAGGGAAATGCGGTCAATGTGAATTCCGTTATGTTTGCGGAGGATCAAGGTCACGTGCATTTGCCATGACAGGGGATTATATGGAGAGCGAGCCGTTTTGTGTATATATTCCTAAGGCACTTAGAAAGAAAGCGGCAAAAGCATAA
- a CDS encoding metal-sulfur cluster assembly factor, which translates to MDQDLKDSIMGALELVVDPELGIDIVNLGLVYDVKMEEEGKAIVDMTLTSMGCPLAGTIVEQVKSALADIPEVKDTEVNIVWNPPWSKDKMSRYAKIALGVR; encoded by the coding sequence ATGGATCAGGATTTAAAAGACAGCATTATGGGTGCACTGGAGCTTGTAGTAGACCCTGAGCTGGGGATAGACATTGTAAACTTAGGCTTGGTATATGATGTGAAAATGGAAGAGGAAGGGAAAGCTATAGTTGATATGACTCTTACTTCCATGGGCTGTCCTTTGGCAGGCACAATTGTTGAACAAGTAAAGTCTGCGCTGGCAGATATCCCTGAAGTAAAAGACACTGAAGTGAATATTGTCTGGAACCCGCCTTGGTCCAAGGACAAAATGTCCCGCTATGCAAAAATTGCACTTGGCGTACGATAA
- a CDS encoding alpha/beta fold hydrolase translates to MVVIEHKLIREIPVLELARQEIKGGPLPFIIFVHGFTSAKEHNLHYAYLLAEKGFRVVLPDTLFHGERSEGLSGSDLNFKLWDIVLNTIAELNIIRNVYEDWDLIDQGRIGLVGTSMGGIVTLGALTQYEWVKTAVSLMGMPYYEKFAQLQLDELKKNNIKVPLTNEELADLLKILRERDLGLQPEKLGGRPLMFWHGKKDPVVPYSYTYQFYETIQPLYSDSPENLLFISDEQAGHKVSREGLLETVKWFEEHL, encoded by the coding sequence GTGGTTGTTATTGAACATAAGCTTATCAGAGAAATTCCTGTTCTTGAACTTGCCAGACAGGAAATAAAAGGGGGACCCCTGCCTTTTATCATTTTTGTTCATGGGTTTACGAGTGCCAAAGAACATAATCTGCACTATGCCTATCTCCTTGCAGAAAAGGGGTTTAGGGTAGTGCTTCCGGACACCTTATTTCATGGGGAAAGATCGGAAGGCTTATCAGGCAGCGATTTAAATTTCAAGCTATGGGATATTGTTCTGAATACCATTGCTGAATTGAACATAATCAGGAATGTCTATGAGGATTGGGACCTGATTGATCAGGGAAGAATAGGCCTTGTGGGCACCTCCATGGGGGGAATAGTAACTTTGGGCGCCCTGACACAGTATGAATGGGTCAAAACTGCAGTTAGCCTTATGGGTATGCCGTATTATGAAAAGTTTGCTCAGCTTCAGCTCGATGAACTGAAGAAAAATAATATTAAGGTTCCGCTCACAAATGAAGAACTAGCAGATCTTCTGAAAATTCTTAGGGAGCGGGATCTGGGCCTTCAGCCAGAAAAGCTTGGCGGAAGGCCGCTCATGTTCTGGCATGGCAAAAAGGACCCGGTTGTTCCTTATTCCTATACATACCAATTTTATGAGACCATCCAGCCCCTGTATAGTGACTCACCTGAAAACCTCCTGTTTATATCAGATGAACAGGCGGGGCATAAAGTCAGCAGGGAGGGGCTGCTTGAAACAGTTAAATGGTTTGAGGAACATTTATAA
- a CDS encoding Cof-type HAD-IIB family hydrolase: MAEKHLIALDLDGTLLKDDKTISAKTKMIIQKAREQGHEVMIATGRPFRSSEIYYREMELTTPIVNFNGAYIHHPKDHNWGVYHTPLQMNVAKEIVEAVNSYTIHNIVAEVIDDVYLHYHDEKLLDIFGFGDPNITTGDLRNYLKDNPTSMLIHTDEEHVKSIRNHLSEVHAEVIDHRRWAAPWHVIEIVKTGLNKAVGLKKAADYFQIPPERIIAFGDEDNDLEMLEFAGYGIAMGNAIDQVKNIAKEVTLTNEEDGIGIYLNDLLNLKAL; the protein is encoded by the coding sequence ATGGCAGAAAAACATTTAATTGCATTGGACCTTGATGGCACATTATTAAAAGATGACAAAACCATCTCGGCTAAAACTAAAATGATTATTCAAAAGGCACGTGAACAAGGGCATGAAGTGATGATTGCCACCGGAAGGCCATTTCGCTCCAGTGAAATTTACTATCGTGAAATGGAATTGACTACACCGATTGTCAATTTCAATGGTGCATACATACATCATCCTAAAGACCATAATTGGGGTGTTTACCACACACCACTGCAAATGAACGTTGCAAAGGAAATTGTCGAAGCCGTTAATAGCTATACTATTCATAATATCGTGGCAGAAGTTATTGATGATGTTTATTTACACTACCATGATGAGAAGCTTCTCGACATCTTCGGTTTTGGCGATCCGAATATTACAACCGGGGATTTGCGCAATTACTTAAAAGATAATCCGACAAGCATGCTGATCCATACTGATGAGGAACATGTAAAGTCCATCAGAAATCATCTTTCCGAGGTCCATGCCGAAGTAATTGACCACCGCAGATGGGCGGCTCCCTGGCACGTCATTGAAATCGTGAAAACGGGACTGAATAAAGCTGTTGGCCTCAAAAAAGCAGCTGATTACTTCCAAATACCGCCCGAGCGCATCATTGCTTTTGGCGATGAGGACAATGATCTTGAAATGCTTGAATTTGCAGGCTACGGGATTGCCATGGGCAATGCTATCGACCAGGTGAAAAATATTGCCAAAGAGGTCACATTAACCAATGAGGAAGATGGAATAGGCATTTATCTAAATGACTTATTAAATCTTAAAGCTCTTTAA
- a CDS encoding DUF3813 domain-containing protein, with the protein MGNRLFQEARKYVEIAKNSAGEESVSRAKNALSSAFANSTAAEQAQLREMQQELEQYSQYR; encoded by the coding sequence ATGGGTAACAGATTATTTCAGGAAGCCAGAAAATATGTGGAAATAGCTAAAAATTCTGCAGGCGAAGAATCTGTTTCCAGAGCAAAAAATGCTTTAAGTTCTGCATTTGCCAACTCCACCGCGGCTGAACAGGCACAGCTCCGGGAGATGCAGCAGGAACTTGAACAATATTCGCAGTATCGCTAA
- a CDS encoding BsuPI-related putative proteinase inhibitor, whose translation MLRLLAAAVIILTMPLQSFEASIKEMPFDFKVMPQAGQETLKIDLLLSNKANYPLSFEFGSSQFYEVEIFSQEGEKVYSSSEGKAFLQAFQTIGVKPDDSKVWKEQWDYRHKGKRVQEGEYIVKARLLASNLNGKEFETKPETEASVYIPGQNPSFSQAKVTGGNGEYIILFKARPISGKLWYAVEDGHNELQAEKAIVASSNDWKSFRIKISLPSENLPENGTVLLHLYEKDVNGDIINSFSVILERR comes from the coding sequence ATGCTTCGGCTTTTGGCTGCTGCTGTGATTATCCTCACTATGCCTTTGCAAAGTTTTGAAGCTTCTATAAAGGAAATGCCATTTGATTTCAAAGTAATGCCTCAAGCAGGACAGGAAACACTAAAAATCGATTTGCTTCTGAGTAATAAGGCCAATTATCCGCTGAGCTTTGAGTTTGGATCCTCACAGTTCTACGAAGTGGAAATTTTCTCTCAAGAAGGTGAAAAGGTATATTCCTCCTCTGAAGGAAAAGCATTTTTACAAGCTTTTCAAACCATTGGTGTCAAACCGGATGATAGCAAAGTATGGAAAGAGCAGTGGGATTACAGGCATAAAGGGAAAAGAGTTCAGGAGGGAGAGTACATAGTAAAAGCCAGGCTTCTGGCATCAAACTTAAATGGCAAAGAGTTTGAGACAAAACCTGAAACTGAAGCATCTGTATATATCCCGGGCCAAAATCCTTCCTTTAGCCAGGCAAAGGTTACAGGCGGGAACGGCGAATATATAATATTATTTAAAGCTCGCCCAATAAGCGGAAAGCTATGGTATGCAGTTGAAGACGGCCATAATGAGCTGCAGGCTGAAAAGGCCATAGTGGCTTCATCAAATGATTGGAAGAGCTTTAGGATAAAAATAAGCCTTCCTTCTGAAAACCTCCCTGAAAACGGAACAGTGCTTTTGCATTTATATGAAAAAGATGTAAACGGAGATATAATAAATTCCTTTTCTGTTATCCTGGAAAGGAGGTAA
- a CDS encoding YitT family protein, which yields MVWLEFKKVFIVLIGAVLNAIAMNFFLIPANVYASGFTGVAQLLSSILGDFGSTGILLFILNIPVTILAWKKVGRSFTIYSFLSVFLMSFFLEVIPVIHVSKDILLNAVFGGVIAAVGVGMTLKWGASTGGMDIIAMVLSRMKDKPVGTYFFTLNAIIIITAGFLYGWEKALYTLVTLYASTRVIDAIHTRHEKLTALIITKKSEEMKKAIHDKLVRGITTFPAKGAFTNENKEMMMIVITRYELFDLERIIKEVDPNAFTNIVQTAGVYGFFRRD from the coding sequence ATGGTTTGGCTAGAATTTAAGAAAGTATTTATTGTATTGATTGGCGCGGTATTGAATGCAATCGCGATGAATTTTTTTCTTATACCCGCTAATGTATATGCAAGCGGTTTTACAGGCGTTGCACAGCTCTTATCAAGCATTCTTGGTGATTTCGGATCAACAGGGATATTGCTGTTCATTCTAAACATCCCTGTTACCATATTAGCCTGGAAAAAGGTTGGCCGTTCGTTTACGATTTATAGTTTTCTAAGCGTATTCCTGATGTCTTTTTTCCTGGAAGTCATACCTGTAATCCACGTATCAAAAGATATCCTGCTTAATGCCGTTTTTGGAGGTGTCATAGCAGCTGTAGGTGTAGGGATGACACTTAAATGGGGGGCATCCACAGGAGGAATGGATATCATTGCGATGGTCTTGTCCCGAATGAAAGACAAACCTGTCGGTACATATTTTTTCACACTTAACGCCATTATTATTATAACGGCCGGATTTTTGTATGGCTGGGAGAAAGCACTGTACACCCTTGTAACCCTTTATGCTTCTACCAGGGTTATTGATGCCATTCACACCAGACATGAAAAACTCACAGCTCTGATTATCACGAAAAAATCCGAAGAAATGAAAAAAGCAATCCATGACAAACTTGTCAGGGGAATAACAACTTTCCCTGCAAAGGGGGCTTTTACAAATGAAAATAAGGAAATGATGATGATTGTCATCACCCGCTACGAGTTATTTGACCTTGAAAGAATCATAAAAGAAGTGGATCCGAATGCTTTTACAAATATTGTTCAAACAGCTGGTGTATATGGCTTCTTCCGCAGGGATTAA
- a CDS encoding DegV family protein, producing MSVKILADSACDLPLSFYKEHGVTLFPLQVQLNDGEYEDLVTIEPKDVYRAIREGQMPKTSQVSPLLFEETFNKMAENNEDGIYIAFSSELSGTYQTAVMILEQVKEKYPDFKLAIIDSKAASLGYGLIVKAAAAAAQSGASKEDLQKIIESRCRNLESLFTVNDLEYLAKGGRVSKASAFLGGLLNIKPLLTVEDGKLVPIEKLRGKKKLLRRIIELMKENGTSFEKQTVGISHADDEDTALEMQKLILDELNAKEVYITSIGSAIGAHTGPGSIAIFYLKQI from the coding sequence ATGTCAGTAAAAATTCTAGCTGACAGTGCGTGTGACTTGCCGCTTAGCTTTTATAAAGAACATGGCGTCACACTTTTCCCGTTACAGGTTCAACTGAATGATGGAGAATATGAAGATTTAGTCACCATAGAACCCAAGGATGTTTATAGAGCTATACGGGAAGGCCAAATGCCTAAAACATCTCAGGTATCCCCTCTTCTTTTTGAGGAAACGTTCAATAAAATGGCAGAAAACAATGAAGACGGCATTTATATAGCTTTTTCCTCCGAACTTTCGGGTACATACCAGACTGCTGTCATGATACTGGAGCAAGTAAAAGAGAAATACCCCGATTTCAAATTAGCCATCATCGATTCCAAGGCTGCTTCATTGGGATATGGATTAATTGTGAAGGCTGCTGCAGCTGCAGCGCAATCAGGCGCATCCAAGGAAGACCTCCAGAAAATAATCGAATCTCGCTGCCGGAACCTCGAGAGCTTATTTACTGTAAATGATCTTGAATACCTTGCAAAAGGCGGCCGCGTTTCGAAAGCCTCGGCATTTCTTGGCGGACTTTTAAATATTAAACCTCTTTTAACAGTAGAAGATGGCAAACTTGTGCCGATCGAGAAACTGCGCGGCAAGAAAAAGCTTCTTCGCCGCATTATTGAGCTGATGAAAGAAAATGGGACCTCCTTTGAGAAGCAGACTGTCGGCATCAGCCATGCTGATGATGAAGACACAGCTCTTGAAATGCAAAAGCTGATACTGGACGAGCTTAATGCCAAAGAAGTTTATATTACATCCATCGGCTCTGCAATCGGGGCCCATACAGGCCCGGGATCTATCGCGATTTTCTACCTTAAGCAAATCTAA
- a CDS encoding DUF3941 domain-containing protein, producing MPHTSDNDKKAKDNNALLHEKNMMREKNRKAGKNQYSKKTDHL from the coding sequence ATGCCGCATACTTCCGATAATGATAAGAAAGCGAAAGACAATAATGCGCTTCTCCACGAAAAAAATATGATGCGCGAGAAAAACCGCAAAGCCGGGAAAAACCAATATTCAAAAAAGACAGATCATCTTTAA
- a CDS encoding CvfB family protein, with amino-acid sequence MAIEENLGRAVKLIVSREAAFGYFLTDGEEDVLLHQNETDGKLEEGQEVEAFLYMDSQGRIAATTVIPEVQAGTYGWAHVSDVKPGIGVFINIGIQKDMLLGEEDLPVHEAVWPIEGDRLYITLRVNKNNRIYVKMATDPVITDISIKASKSDFNKNIHGHIYRTAKVGSWIYTAEGFKGFIHESQRKSEPRLGEKVEGRIVDVKEDGTVNVSLIPRKHEALDADSEKIVSYLESRSGAMPYGDKSAPEDIQERFQLSKASFKRALGRLMKEGRIYQEDGWTYIKKD; translated from the coding sequence ATGGCTATAGAAGAGAATTTGGGCCGTGCTGTAAAGCTGATCGTTTCAAGGGAAGCGGCATTTGGCTATTTTTTGACGGATGGAGAGGAGGATGTTCTTCTTCATCAGAATGAGACGGATGGAAAGCTCGAAGAAGGGCAGGAGGTTGAGGCTTTCCTTTATATGGATTCACAGGGAAGAATCGCAGCAACAACTGTCATTCCCGAGGTCCAGGCTGGTACATATGGATGGGCTCATGTAAGCGATGTAAAGCCCGGCATCGGCGTTTTTATCAATATTGGCATTCAGAAGGACATGCTCCTCGGGGAGGAGGATCTTCCTGTCCATGAAGCTGTGTGGCCGATTGAAGGAGATAGATTATACATTACACTCCGAGTAAATAAGAATAACAGAATTTATGTGAAAATGGCTACTGATCCTGTCATTACCGATATCTCAATTAAAGCATCCAAAAGTGACTTTAATAAGAATATTCACGGACATATTTATAGAACCGCAAAAGTTGGAAGCTGGATTTATACAGCTGAGGGCTTTAAAGGCTTTATCCATGAATCCCAGCGAAAAAGTGAGCCCCGTCTTGGAGAGAAAGTGGAAGGCCGCATAGTTGATGTGAAAGAAGATGGGACAGTGAATGTTTCTCTTATTCCAAGAAAGCATGAAGCACTTGATGCTGATTCCGAAAAAATCGTCTCCTATCTTGAAAGCCGAAGCGGTGCGATGCCATATGGCGATAAAAGTGCCCCGGAAGATATCCAGGAGCGTTTTCAGTTAAGCAAAGCTTCCTTTAAAAGGGCTTTGGGCCGGCTTATGAAGGAAGGCAGGATTTATCAGGAAGATGGCTGGACTTATATTAAGAAAGACTAA
- a CDS encoding YajQ family cyclic di-GMP-binding protein: MSKESSFDIVSKVDFSEVTNAINIAMKEISTRYDFKGSKSDIKLDKEELVLLSDDEFKLDQLKDVLLGKLIKRGIPVKNLDYSKIEGASGGTVRQRAKLVQGIDKENAKKINTLIKNSGLKVKSQVQDDQVRVTGKNRDDLQKIIAAVKEADLTVDVQFVNYR; the protein is encoded by the coding sequence ATGTCTAAAGAAAGCTCATTTGATATTGTATCTAAAGTTGACTTTTCTGAAGTAACCAATGCCATTAATATTGCCATGAAGGAAATTTCCACCCGTTATGACTTTAAAGGCAGTAAAAGTGATATAAAGCTGGATAAAGAGGAGCTTGTGCTTCTATCTGATGATGAATTTAAGCTTGACCAGCTTAAGGATGTTTTATTAGGCAAATTAATTAAACGAGGCATTCCTGTAAAAAATCTTGATTACAGCAAGATTGAGGGAGCATCAGGAGGAACAGTCCGCCAAAGAGCAAAGCTTGTCCAGGGTATTGATAAAGAGAATGCCAAGAAGATTAATACCCTGATTAAAAACAGCGGATTAAAGGTGAAGAGTCAGGTTCAGGATGATCAGGTCCGTGTAACCGGCAAAAACCGCGATGACCTGCAGAAGATTATCGCTGCTGTTAAAGAGGCAGACCTGACTGTTGATGTCCAGTTCGTTAACTATCGCTAA
- a CDS encoding GNAT family N-acetyltransferase, translating to MQIRSAARSDAEAILAHCRKAFRETDFLMTEADEINLTIEEEEVWIEKSLQSGDLILLAEHDNEVVGMLNFRRSKSKKVNHLGYFGITIQEKHCDQGLGSKMMKQFLKWAEEEPGLEKICLEVFAYNQRAIHLYRRFGFQEEGRKVKHIKRKDGTYADELMMYKFIK from the coding sequence TTGCAGATTCGATCAGCTGCCAGAAGTGATGCGGAAGCCATTCTGGCTCATTGCCGGAAGGCTTTTAGAGAAACAGATTTTCTAATGACCGAGGCGGATGAGATTAATTTAACAATTGAAGAAGAGGAAGTGTGGATTGAAAAGAGCCTTCAATCCGGAGATCTCATTTTACTAGCAGAACATGACAATGAAGTGGTTGGAATGCTGAACTTTCGGCGGTCAAAAAGCAAAAAAGTGAACCATCTGGGTTATTTCGGGATTACAATACAGGAGAAGCATTGCGATCAGGGACTGGGAAGCAAAATGATGAAACAATTCCTGAAATGGGCGGAAGAAGAACCAGGTCTGGAAAAAATATGCCTTGAGGTTTTTGCGTATAATCAGAGGGCTATCCACCTGTACAGGCGATTCGGATTTCAGGAGGAAGGCCGCAAAGTCAAACATATAAAAAGAAAAGATGGGACCTATGCAGATGAACTAATGATGTATAAATTTATTAAATAG
- a CDS encoding SDR family oxidoreductase, with the protein MSNTQNNPKEFPPQHQDHQPGTEAPMQPEPQTVDPNYKGSDKLKGKVVLITGGDSGIGKSAAIYFAKEGASVAIVYLEEHEDAEKTKEAIQAEGQDCLLISGDLGSETFCKDAVRKTIDKFGQIDVLVNNAAEQHPQKSLLDITAEQLEKTFRTNIFSFFHLTKAVLPHLKKGSSIINTASITAYEGNEQLIDYSSTKGAIVSFTRSLAKSLAGQGIRVNGVAPGPIWTPLIPSTFTAEKVSKFGSDTPIGRAGQPYELAPAYVYLASDDSSYVSGQMIHVNGGTIVNG; encoded by the coding sequence ATGTCTAATACTCAAAACAATCCAAAGGAATTTCCGCCTCAGCATCAGGATCATCAGCCCGGCACAGAGGCGCCAATGCAGCCTGAGCCACAAACGGTTGATCCAAATTATAAAGGGTCTGATAAATTAAAAGGAAAAGTTGTTTTAATAACAGGCGGAGACAGCGGCATCGGAAAGTCAGCCGCCATTTATTTTGCCAAGGAAGGAGCCAGCGTGGCGATTGTCTATCTGGAAGAACATGAAGACGCAGAAAAGACTAAAGAGGCCATTCAGGCTGAGGGACAGGACTGTCTGCTGATCTCCGGTGATCTCGGAAGCGAAACATTCTGTAAGGATGCTGTCAGAAAAACAATTGATAAATTTGGTCAAATCGATGTACTGGTGAATAATGCAGCCGAGCAGCACCCTCAAAAAAGCCTGCTCGATATCACTGCTGAACAGCTTGAAAAAACATTCCGAACAAACATCTTTTCATTTTTCCATCTGACAAAGGCAGTACTGCCACACTTGAAAAAAGGGAGCTCCATCATCAATACTGCATCTATAACCGCTTATGAAGGAAACGAACAGCTAATCGACTACTCTTCTACAAAAGGTGCGATAGTATCCTTCACACGCTCACTGGCCAAATCACTGGCTGGACAGGGAATTCGCGTAAATGGAGTGGCTCCAGGACCTATTTGGACACCGCTTATTCCATCTACATTCACAGCGGAAAAGGTTTCAAAATTTGGATCAGATACCCCAATAGGCAGAGCAGGACAGCCTTATGAATTAGCTCCGGCCTATGTCTATCTTGCCAGCGATGATTCATCTTATGTGAGCGGCCAGATGATCCATGTCAACGGCGGAACAATTGTAAATGGATAA
- a CDS encoding LacI family DNA-binding transcriptional regulator, producing MAVTIKDVAKMAKVAPSTVSRVIANNPRISEKTKQKVREAMEQLGYHPNFIARSLASQSTRAIGLIMPSSTDVVFQNPFFPTVLRGLSEGAHERHYALHMTTGKTDDEIYEGVIQMVQGGRVDGVILLYSKVEDKVLAFLKERDFPFVVIGKPFSDEEEITYVDNNNFRAAKEVTEYLIKLGHKQIAFVGGNLNLTVTVERLLGYEKALRDAGIELVNEYIVHEEFLKEGGQEAVRGLISLDKPPTALVVADDLMALGVLNTLDELGIKVPEDMSIISFNNVLLAEMSRPPLTSVDINIFDLGFESARSLIYRIENPREPVKRIIIPHKIVKRCSCSSPLTEDPEIVS from the coding sequence TTGGCAGTCACAATTAAAGATGTTGCAAAGATGGCAAAAGTTGCGCCTTCTACTGTTTCAAGGGTTATTGCCAACAATCCTCGCATCAGCGAGAAAACCAAGCAAAAAGTCAGAGAGGCAATGGAACAATTAGGATACCATCCGAATTTTATTGCCCGCAGTCTTGCAAGCCAGTCAACCCGCGCAATTGGACTGATAATGCCCAGCTCCACAGATGTTGTATTTCAGAATCCATTCTTCCCTACTGTACTTAGAGGTCTGAGTGAGGGTGCCCATGAAAGGCATTATGCCCTCCATATGACAACCGGAAAAACGGATGATGAAATTTACGAAGGCGTGATCCAGATGGTACAGGGCGGCCGGGTAGATGGAGTAATTCTGCTTTATTCAAAAGTGGAGGACAAAGTCCTTGCCTTCTTAAAGGAAAGAGATTTCCCGTTTGTGGTTATAGGTAAGCCCTTTTCAGATGAAGAAGAAATCACTTATGTTGATAATAATAATTTTCGTGCAGCCAAAGAAGTAACGGAATACTTAATTAAACTGGGCCATAAGCAAATTGCATTTGTCGGAGGAAATTTGAATTTAACCGTTACAGTTGAACGCCTTCTTGGCTATGAAAAAGCATTAAGGGATGCTGGCATTGAGCTGGTAAATGAATATATTGTTCATGAGGAGTTCCTTAAAGAAGGGGGACAGGAGGCTGTCAGAGGTCTCATCTCTCTTGATAAACCTCCAACCGCCCTTGTGGTTGCCGACGACTTAATGGCATTAGGCGTCCTGAATACTTTGGATGAATTGGGAATTAAAGTTCCTGAAGATATGTCAATCATCAGCTTTAATAATGTGCTGTTAGCTGAAATGTCCAGACCGCCGCTGACTTCTGTCGATATCAACATTTTCGATTTGGGATTTGAATCTGCCAGAAGCCTCATATACAGAATTGAAAACCCCCGGGAGCCTGTGAAGCGAATTATTATTCCGCACAAAATTGTAAAACGCTGTTCATGCAGCAGTCCGCTAACTGAAGATCCAGAGATTGTATCATAA